One window from the genome of Microbulbifer sp. ALW1 encodes:
- a CDS encoding FAD-dependent oxidoreductase, whose protein sequence is MQYRVWECLVCGWVYDEQKGAPEEGIAPGTRWEDIPSDWLCPECGVGKSDFEMVEVRTIESNDAPTEEPTETAQAADMAEAQAVPADAVAAPVAPAMDISSNIDSSRAPIVIIGTGLAGYNLAREFRKQDTQTPLIMISADDGAYYSKPQLSTAFQKQRTPQDLMTSDARTMAMSLAAQILTFTRVLEINSAEQQVTLECAGRTQQLSYAKLVLAVGADTITAPTEGDAGGAAVPINDLQDFQRFYTASTGARSVLIIGGGLIGCEYANDLIQSGFNVHVVEPQNGVLATLLPAPAGQLVQQRLEAAGVQFHLETRVTRLEHSQGQLLATLENGEQVRCDRAISAIGVRARTQLAEKAGLKVARGIVTDRYLQTSAKNIFALGDCAEVDGRNLCYVAPLLAGARALAHTLSGNPTAVHYGAMPVSIKTTLCPVTVSPARPWISGNWEILRADARGVHAIFVDSQGTLQGFALCGDATSEASRLTEQVPALLQI, encoded by the coding sequence ATGCAGTATCGAGTGTGGGAATGCCTGGTTTGCGGCTGGGTTTACGACGAGCAGAAAGGTGCCCCGGAAGAAGGCATTGCCCCCGGGACACGCTGGGAAGATATCCCCAGTGACTGGCTGTGCCCCGAGTGCGGTGTCGGCAAGAGCGACTTCGAAATGGTCGAAGTGCGCACCATTGAGTCCAACGACGCACCTACCGAAGAGCCTACGGAAACCGCACAAGCCGCTGACATGGCCGAGGCTCAGGCGGTACCTGCCGATGCAGTTGCCGCACCCGTTGCGCCCGCAATGGATATCAGCAGCAACATCGATAGCAGTCGCGCCCCCATCGTCATCATCGGTACCGGCCTTGCGGGCTACAACCTGGCCCGGGAGTTCCGCAAGCAGGATACGCAAACACCACTGATCATGATCAGCGCGGACGACGGGGCCTACTACTCCAAACCACAGCTGAGCACTGCGTTTCAAAAACAGCGCACACCTCAGGATTTGATGACCAGCGATGCGCGCACCATGGCCATGTCCCTTGCCGCGCAAATACTTACCTTCACGCGCGTGCTGGAAATCAACAGTGCCGAGCAGCAGGTTACCCTGGAGTGCGCTGGCCGCACGCAACAACTTTCCTATGCGAAACTGGTGCTCGCCGTGGGTGCCGATACCATTACCGCTCCCACCGAGGGCGATGCTGGCGGTGCCGCAGTACCCATCAATGACCTGCAGGATTTCCAGCGTTTTTACACCGCCAGTACCGGTGCACGCTCGGTACTCATTATCGGTGGCGGACTGATTGGGTGCGAATACGCCAACGACCTGATCCAGTCCGGCTTCAACGTCCACGTTGTCGAGCCACAAAACGGCGTGCTCGCGACACTACTGCCAGCTCCTGCTGGCCAGCTGGTGCAACAACGCCTGGAAGCGGCTGGAGTGCAATTCCACCTGGAGACGCGAGTAACACGACTGGAGCATAGCCAGGGGCAACTTCTCGCAACACTGGAGAACGGTGAACAGGTTCGCTGTGACCGCGCCATCTCTGCCATCGGTGTACGTGCCCGAACACAACTCGCCGAGAAAGCCGGGCTCAAAGTGGCACGCGGTATCGTAACTGACCGTTACCTGCAGACCAGCGCAAAGAACATATTCGCCCTCGGAGACTGTGCCGAGGTGGACGGTCGCAATCTGTGTTACGTAGCCCCTCTCCTCGCCGGTGCTCGCGCTTTGGCACACACACTAAGCGGCAACCCGACGGCAGTACACTATGGTGCGATGCCGGTGTCGATCAAGACAACATTGTGCCCGGTCACCGTCTCCCCGGCTCGTCCCTGGATTTCCGGCAACTGGGAGATTCTGCGCGCCGATGCGCGTGGCGTGCACGCTATTTTCGTTGACAGCCAGGGCACCCTGCAGGGGTTTGCATTATGTGGCGATGCCACCAGTGAAGCCTCCCGGCTCACGGAGCAAGTCCCGGCACTGCTGCAGATTTGA
- a CDS encoding acyl-CoA dehydrogenase family protein, whose amino-acid sequence MSLTAEILLEDMNAAERRRAEVVESVLPQVREAARDVDANAQFHMPHVKLFSESGLLGLIIPEAYGGLGGGLRDLAAACFALGSACPSTALAFFFHCSAASRGLLAIEALEEGLFDEQESVQVQHFAEQVLYSMGRDGKWFANFASESVKSEKAAVTISTAARKVEGGYLLNGVKSFGTGTGIADIYLVTASLEGVETAEGLCTFFVNPKGEGVKPRAPWDAIGMRGTSSGGIVLEDYFVAEADALAIPGAFTRCMQMSRGSFVGNQMAAVCGYAGAGHSAYQNAIKNLTEKKFADTGKPIGTAPYQQELIGKMLVDLETSLMWLRRQLQLETSEPPLKPKHEVVKQWRLCKGVVAECGFNIAVNALKASGTSGTMGDPARYLRELTMGVVQAFPAERGRLMAAQMEIEGAEQSLFGVGSK is encoded by the coding sequence ATGTCATTGACTGCTGAAATCCTGCTTGAAGACATGAATGCTGCGGAGCGACGCCGCGCGGAAGTGGTGGAGTCGGTGTTGCCACAGGTGAGGGAAGCTGCACGGGACGTGGACGCCAATGCGCAGTTCCACATGCCCCATGTAAAGCTGTTCAGCGAAAGCGGTCTCCTTGGCCTAATTATTCCGGAAGCCTACGGTGGCCTGGGTGGCGGATTGCGCGACCTTGCTGCCGCATGTTTCGCACTGGGTAGCGCGTGTCCATCTACGGCGCTGGCCTTTTTCTTTCACTGCAGCGCCGCGTCACGCGGGCTGCTTGCCATAGAAGCCCTGGAAGAAGGGTTGTTTGATGAGCAGGAATCGGTGCAGGTGCAACACTTTGCGGAGCAGGTTCTGTATTCCATGGGGCGCGATGGCAAGTGGTTCGCCAACTTTGCAAGCGAGTCGGTGAAGTCAGAGAAAGCGGCTGTCACTATCAGTACCGCCGCGCGCAAAGTGGAAGGCGGATACCTGCTGAACGGTGTCAAGTCCTTCGGTACGGGTACCGGGATCGCGGATATATATCTGGTGACCGCCAGCCTTGAAGGAGTAGAGACAGCAGAGGGCTTGTGTACCTTTTTCGTCAATCCGAAGGGCGAGGGCGTGAAGCCCCGCGCCCCATGGGACGCGATCGGAATGCGTGGCACCAGTTCCGGTGGCATTGTGCTCGAAGACTATTTCGTTGCCGAGGCGGATGCCCTGGCAATTCCCGGCGCGTTCACCCGCTGTATGCAAATGAGCCGCGGTAGCTTTGTCGGCAATCAGATGGCCGCGGTCTGTGGTTATGCTGGTGCCGGCCACTCCGCCTACCAAAATGCCATCAAGAATCTGACCGAGAAAAAATTTGCCGACACCGGTAAGCCTATTGGAACAGCGCCTTATCAACAGGAGCTGATCGGAAAAATGCTGGTGGACCTGGAGACCTCTTTGATGTGGTTGCGGCGCCAGCTGCAGTTGGAAACCAGTGAACCGCCGCTGAAACCCAAGCACGAAGTTGTCAAGCAGTGGCGCCTTTGCAAGGGCGTGGTCGCAGAATGTGGTTTTAACATTGCAGTAAATGCGCTGAAGGCCAGTGGCACCTCCGGAACCATGGGTGATCCCGCTCGCTATCTGCGCGAGCTCACCATGGGGGTGGTGCAGGCATTTCCTGCGGAAAGAGGACGGCTGATGGCGGCGCAAATGGAAATTGAAGGGGCGGAGCAAAGCCTGTTCGGCGTCGGTAGCAAATAG
- a CDS encoding aldehyde dehydrogenase, whose amino-acid sequence MLHRGLLIAGREVDAVNGETFPVFAPETGRTLATVARARAGDVNLAVNAAREGFVEWYRKSASEREAVFLKAAELVANEGEARFLDTLIDESGSAIRKARREIQYTVDLLRTAAGEVRRLYGETFPNDDPHKISLVIREPLGTVAVVSPYNAPLSLLTKMAAFPLAAGNAVVIKPSEETPLTALAFGQLLLDAGLPAGAVSVLPGFGSECGAELVNHPQVDSVALTGSTQTGVLVAQQALKGMRRVQLELGGKSALLVLEDADPQQAAAIAAQGIFTHAGQICMANSRIVVDRKVYPAFIEALKREAESITLGNLRDEETVYGPLINGRAVEKVLEQVRAAVQDGATLLTGGELSSAGPLVIKPTVILQPPKHSAVWREESFGPVTCVAQAENLGDAIALANDSEYGLSAAVLTNNLQWGLQAARKIRSGAVHIGMHSFQSNALAPIGGVGMSGFGRSGGRYSTEEFTEVKWISADTGGLPV is encoded by the coding sequence ATGCTTCATCGAGGTCTTTTGATTGCCGGACGCGAAGTGGATGCCGTCAATGGCGAAACTTTCCCGGTGTTTGCCCCGGAGACAGGGCGCACGCTTGCAACGGTGGCCCGGGCAAGGGCAGGGGATGTAAACCTTGCAGTGAATGCTGCTCGCGAAGGGTTTGTCGAGTGGTATCGCAAGTCTGCTTCCGAGCGCGAAGCGGTTTTCTTAAAGGCTGCGGAGCTGGTCGCCAATGAGGGCGAGGCGCGATTTCTCGACACGCTGATCGATGAAAGCGGGTCTGCGATACGCAAGGCGCGCCGAGAAATTCAATACACCGTCGATCTGTTGCGCACCGCCGCCGGTGAAGTGCGGCGTTTGTACGGCGAAACTTTCCCCAACGACGATCCACACAAAATCAGCCTGGTGATCCGCGAGCCGCTAGGTACCGTCGCGGTTGTGTCTCCCTACAATGCCCCCCTTTCCCTGCTGACCAAAATGGCCGCGTTTCCGCTCGCTGCAGGTAACGCCGTTGTCATCAAACCATCGGAGGAGACTCCGCTTACGGCATTGGCATTCGGTCAGCTGTTGCTGGATGCTGGGTTGCCGGCAGGGGCGGTCAGTGTGCTGCCCGGGTTTGGCAGTGAGTGTGGCGCGGAGCTGGTGAACCATCCGCAGGTGGATTCCGTGGCGTTGACCGGCAGTACCCAAACCGGAGTGCTGGTTGCCCAGCAGGCGCTGAAAGGCATGCGCCGTGTTCAGCTGGAACTCGGTGGGAAAAGTGCACTGCTGGTGCTGGAAGATGCCGATCCGCAGCAGGCGGCCGCCATTGCCGCGCAGGGCATTTTTACCCACGCCGGCCAGATCTGTATGGCGAATTCGCGGATCGTGGTGGACCGTAAGGTTTACCCGGCGTTTATCGAGGCTCTCAAGCGTGAAGCGGAGTCCATTACCCTGGGGAATCTGCGCGATGAAGAAACCGTATACGGCCCGCTCATTAATGGTCGTGCAGTGGAAAAAGTGCTGGAGCAGGTTCGCGCTGCTGTTCAGGACGGCGCCACTTTGCTAACCGGAGGAGAGCTGTCCAGTGCTGGCCCTTTGGTTATCAAGCCCACAGTGATTCTGCAGCCGCCAAAACACAGCGCCGTTTGGCGGGAAGAGAGCTTTGGTCCGGTGACCTGTGTTGCGCAGGCAGAAAACCTGGGAGATGCCATTGCGCTCGCCAATGACAGCGAATACGGCCTTTCCGCGGCGGTACTCACGAACAACCTGCAGTGGGGGCTTCAGGCTGCACGAAAAATACGTTCCGGTGCCGTACATATCGGTATGCACAGCTTCCAGAGCAATGCGCTGGCGCCCATTGGCGGTGTTGGTATGTCCGGATTCGGGCGCAGCGGTGGCCGCTACAGCACGGAAGAATTTACCGAAGTGAAATGGATAAGCGCGGATACCGGGGGTTTGCCAGTATGA
- a CDS encoding SDR family oxidoreductase, whose product MKTVVITGSTRGIGRGLAENFLKEECRVVVSGRSREAVERVAQELDGKYPGRVAGRHCDITSASDVQALWDTACGAFGCVDIWINNAGMSIARKPLSEQAVGDLEKIVATNLTGLLIANKVVLAEMLKADGGQIWNMEGFGSNGQCAPGMVAYGATKRALNYINASLQKEIKGSRVQVNTLSPGIVVTDLLVGDYDLSSEEWRKTKKILNILGDTVETVTPFLVEGVLKAKKSGTRVAWLTTPKAFVRFLTAGFNKRDLFVEHEAQA is encoded by the coding sequence ATGAAGACGGTCGTGATAACGGGAAGTACACGAGGTATCGGGCGAGGCCTCGCGGAAAATTTTTTGAAGGAGGAGTGTCGGGTTGTGGTGAGCGGCCGCAGCCGGGAGGCGGTCGAGCGGGTGGCGCAGGAGCTTGATGGCAAGTACCCGGGGCGTGTTGCCGGTCGGCATTGCGATATAACCTCGGCTTCAGATGTGCAGGCACTTTGGGATACCGCTTGTGGGGCCTTTGGGTGTGTTGATATCTGGATCAATAATGCGGGCATGAGTATCGCGCGCAAACCGCTGTCGGAGCAGGCGGTCGGTGATCTGGAAAAGATTGTTGCCACAAACCTCACCGGCTTGTTGATTGCCAATAAGGTGGTGCTGGCAGAAATGCTGAAAGCCGACGGTGGGCAGATCTGGAATATGGAAGGCTTTGGCAGTAACGGGCAGTGTGCTCCGGGTATGGTTGCCTATGGCGCGACCAAGCGTGCCTTGAATTACATTAATGCCAGCTTGCAGAAGGAAATTAAAGGCAGCCGTGTTCAGGTGAACACCCTGAGCCCTGGAATCGTGGTGACCGATCTGTTGGTAGGCGATTACGACTTGTCATCTGAGGAGTGGCGGAAGACCAAGAAGATCCTCAATATTCTCGGCGATACGGTAGAGACGGTAACTCCTTTCCTTGTTGAGGGTGTCCTGAAGGCGAAGAAATCCGGCACGCGGGTTGCTTGGCTGACCACGCCAAAGGCATTTGTGCGTTTTCTGACTGCCGGGTTCAACAAGCGTGACCTGTTTGTCGAGCACGAGGCGCAAGCGTAA
- a CDS encoding MFS transporter produces the protein MSQQTGRRFLGIELNPAVSGGNLVTFYFSCFATILFASFIPQSQPFLLTEFLGIEQERHGVVSGLLNFWAEIVIIIAVAIFGPLSDRLGRRPVTGLGFLVMAAGIALYPHADTLNGLLAFRLLYSVGLAAVTTCIVTLVGDYAANTSRGRATGLQGVMNGFGAMVSVFFLLQLPAIFQNGGATAKEAGLWTYSLVAIVTAITGIVMFFGLKKGADANTDSEHSESLWEITRAGLRSGKDPAIALAYGASFVARGNLMIVGTFFTLWVTNYGTSQLGMSRADALARAGMIVGIAQGCALLGAPVFGILADKINRLVALRVALLISAIGYGSTLFIYDPFSPAMIFCAVLIGLGEISCIITSGVLINQQAPERQRGAVIGFFTLSGAVGILVASVIGGYLFDAWRPSGPFVFFSVVALAVLTWAMFIGKEKGDTQVLANTNPNPSSA, from the coding sequence ATGAGCCAACAAACCGGGCGCCGATTTCTCGGCATCGAACTTAACCCCGCGGTAAGCGGCGGCAACCTCGTCACTTTCTATTTCTCCTGCTTCGCGACCATTCTGTTCGCCTCTTTTATTCCACAGAGCCAACCGTTTCTGCTCACGGAATTTCTGGGTATTGAACAGGAGCGACACGGCGTCGTCAGCGGCCTGCTGAACTTCTGGGCAGAGATCGTCATCATTATTGCGGTCGCCATATTCGGCCCCCTCTCTGATCGACTGGGTCGGCGTCCGGTAACGGGGCTCGGGTTCCTGGTGATGGCCGCGGGCATAGCGCTATACCCCCACGCCGACACCCTGAACGGGCTGCTCGCATTCCGCCTACTTTACTCCGTCGGTCTTGCCGCTGTAACCACCTGTATTGTCACCCTGGTTGGTGACTACGCAGCCAACACCAGCCGCGGCCGCGCTACCGGCCTGCAGGGCGTAATGAATGGCTTCGGCGCCATGGTCAGCGTCTTCTTCCTGTTGCAGCTGCCCGCGATTTTTCAGAATGGTGGCGCCACCGCGAAAGAAGCCGGGCTTTGGACCTACTCCCTGGTAGCCATCGTCACCGCCATTACCGGCATTGTGATGTTTTTTGGCCTCAAGAAAGGGGCCGACGCCAACACCGATAGCGAGCACAGCGAAAGCCTGTGGGAAATTACCCGTGCAGGCCTGCGCTCTGGCAAAGACCCGGCCATCGCCCTGGCCTACGGCGCGTCCTTTGTGGCCCGCGGCAACCTGATGATCGTCGGGACTTTTTTCACCCTATGGGTCACCAACTACGGAACCTCGCAACTGGGTATGAGCCGCGCAGACGCACTGGCCCGCGCGGGCATGATTGTCGGTATTGCCCAGGGCTGCGCCCTTCTGGGAGCACCGGTCTTCGGTATTCTTGCGGATAAAATCAATCGTCTGGTCGCGCTGCGGGTCGCCCTGCTGATTTCTGCGATAGGCTATGGCTCGACCCTGTTTATTTACGACCCCTTCTCACCTGCCATGATCTTTTGCGCGGTACTGATCGGGCTCGGCGAAATCAGCTGCATTATTACCAGCGGGGTGCTTATCAATCAGCAGGCGCCGGAGCGTCAGCGAGGGGCGGTAATCGGGTTTTTCACCCTGAGCGGGGCGGTAGGCATTCTGGTGGCCAGTGTTATTGGTGGCTACCTGTTTGATGCCTGGCGCCCGTCCGGTCCCTTCGTATTCTTCTCCGTTGTTGCGCTCGCGGTTCTCACCTGGGCGATGTTTATAGGGAAAGAAAAAGGGGACACACAAGTCCTCGCCAATACCAACCCGAACCCCAGTAGCGCTTGA
- a CDS encoding alpha/beta fold hydrolase, with the protein MSTLDLSPPPAPQRNLRRGYLDYTWGQLHFRSMGDANLPLLVLLHQTPSASEMYLPLMRLVAERYHVVAIDSPGFGSSDPMPGRVSVKRLGEEIHEALLTEFGRAYFLFGHHSGAAIATSIAAEFPEWVTSLALSGPTLLTEAQRHALPHSAEEIALEEDGGHLQKMWWRLRKKDQSAPLEISQRELQLAFSCGRHYRECYQAVADYDFRRDLAKVTCPVLLFAGKRDLLYDAVEPSLKIAQNARTLGSEVDAATYVCETHAPFVASALREFFVVKDDTSSAADAAPKELTSMNVAAPAAQVKQGSVS; encoded by the coding sequence ATGAGTACCCTGGACTTGAGCCCACCGCCCGCACCACAGCGCAACCTGCGACGTGGTTACCTGGATTACACCTGGGGCCAGCTGCATTTCCGCTCCATGGGTGACGCCAATTTACCGCTGCTTGTGCTATTGCACCAGACCCCCAGTGCTTCCGAGATGTATCTACCGCTGATGCGCCTCGTTGCCGAACGATATCACGTGGTTGCCATTGATAGCCCTGGCTTCGGTTCCAGTGATCCGATGCCGGGCAGGGTCAGTGTCAAGCGCCTGGGTGAGGAGATACATGAGGCGCTGTTGACCGAGTTCGGGCGAGCCTACTTTCTGTTTGGCCACCACAGTGGTGCGGCTATTGCGACGAGTATCGCCGCGGAGTTTCCGGAATGGGTGACGTCACTCGCATTGAGTGGCCCCACCCTGCTGACCGAGGCACAGCGTCACGCCTTGCCACATTCCGCGGAAGAAATTGCCCTGGAAGAAGATGGCGGCCACCTGCAGAAAATGTGGTGGCGCCTGCGCAAGAAAGACCAGAGTGCGCCGCTGGAAATCAGCCAGCGTGAGCTGCAGCTGGCGTTCAGTTGCGGACGGCACTACCGGGAGTGTTATCAGGCGGTAGCGGACTATGACTTTAGACGAGACCTCGCCAAAGTAACCTGCCCGGTACTGCTATTTGCCGGCAAGCGCGACCTTCTGTACGACGCTGTTGAGCCGTCATTGAAGATCGCGCAAAACGCGCGAACGCTTGGTTCCGAGGTGGATGCGGCGACCTATGTTTGTGAAACACATGCGCCGTTTGTTGCTTCCGCACTACGTGAATTTTTTGTCGTCAAGGACGATACAAGCTCAGCGGCAGACGCAGCTCCCAAAGAGCTCACATCTATGAATGTCGCCGCCCCCGCCGCCCAAGTAAAGCAGGGGAGTGTGAGCTGA
- a CDS encoding nitrilase-related carbon-nitrogen hydrolase: protein MNTKATIRAAAVQFHAGTDIEENLSTTLRMLDKAAEIKPDLVVLPEFCNHLSWYDGPEHCAAVSVTLDGPFLQAVAKKAKEKGFYLVVNCTVLRDNGDVTGSSLLYSPEGELLGDNTKQIYIGHENDFLKKADAPGPIVDTPVGRLGMYACMDGVINEPPRTLSLRGAQVLCNSVNSFASDEGSLHIPVRAPESRVFIVAANKVGPLVPEALLGPVSAATGIPEKHLYGSGESQIVAPDGTVLVCASKDQEEVVWADIQPAEADNKLRPDGTDVFASRRPELYRAIAESPEGQSYPRWVGDDALAASVVSVPCMTHLGEAAVATVRAADEVTDAIGRGARLVGLSPLLGAELIGAGVAAAADAADQIIAQLAAAISAGSGDAFVATALPLAKEQSGFHYCAVLIGAEGLIAAQPQVHRSERFAWSELAAGFEPFELPFARIGLVTSDDSIYPETFRLLALAGVDTAVVPVEPLEAWELQTGLLERSAENRINLLAPALLRPAAGATLGASFATALQRDFTVMTQWKERPFEGLLSEPEIYTIAPDSHHLDVTLYPACAENKEVSRNTDLVRNRPWALCGPIAAVGATEMAEPAAVY from the coding sequence ATGAACACCAAGGCGACCATTCGTGCCGCTGCCGTCCAGTTCCATGCCGGAACTGACATCGAAGAAAACCTCAGCACGACCCTGCGTATGCTCGACAAGGCGGCCGAGATTAAACCCGACCTGGTGGTGCTGCCGGAGTTTTGTAACCACCTTTCCTGGTACGACGGGCCCGAACATTGTGCAGCGGTGTCCGTCACCCTGGACGGCCCCTTCCTGCAGGCGGTGGCTAAAAAAGCGAAAGAGAAAGGCTTTTATTTGGTCGTGAACTGCACGGTATTGCGGGATAACGGTGATGTTACCGGTTCCAGCCTGCTGTACTCCCCGGAGGGCGAGCTTCTTGGCGATAACACCAAGCAGATTTATATCGGCCATGAAAATGATTTCCTGAAAAAGGCCGATGCCCCTGGACCCATTGTCGACACCCCAGTTGGCCGCTTGGGCATGTACGCCTGTATGGACGGGGTGATTAACGAGCCTCCACGCACCCTTTCCCTGCGTGGTGCACAGGTACTGTGTAATAGCGTCAACTCCTTTGCCAGTGATGAGGGTTCTCTGCACATTCCAGTGCGCGCACCGGAGTCCCGCGTATTTATTGTGGCGGCGAACAAAGTGGGCCCCCTGGTACCGGAGGCCTTGCTGGGCCCGGTGAGTGCCGCGACAGGCATTCCAGAAAAGCACCTTTACGGTTCTGGCGAGAGCCAGATCGTTGCCCCGGACGGCACTGTACTGGTCTGTGCCTCGAAGGATCAGGAAGAGGTCGTGTGGGCAGATATTCAGCCTGCCGAAGCAGACAACAAGCTGCGCCCGGATGGTACGGATGTATTTGCCAGTCGGCGCCCGGAGCTGTACCGGGCGATTGCAGAAAGCCCTGAAGGGCAGTCCTATCCCCGCTGGGTGGGAGACGATGCGCTGGCGGCGTCCGTGGTTTCTGTACCTTGCATGACTCATCTCGGCGAAGCGGCTGTGGCTACAGTGCGCGCGGCCGATGAAGTGACGGATGCGATCGGCCGTGGCGCACGCCTGGTAGGGCTTTCACCGCTCCTTGGTGCTGAGTTGATTGGAGCGGGTGTTGCCGCTGCCGCGGATGCCGCCGATCAGATCATCGCGCAACTGGCAGCGGCGATCAGCGCGGGTTCTGGCGATGCGTTTGTTGCGACTGCGCTGCCCTTGGCAAAAGAGCAGAGTGGTTTTCACTACTGTGCGGTATTGATTGGGGCCGAAGGGTTGATTGCGGCCCAGCCTCAGGTGCACCGCAGTGAGCGTTTTGCCTGGTCGGAGTTGGCCGCTGGATTCGAGCCTTTTGAGCTGCCGTTTGCCCGCATTGGCCTGGTGACCAGCGACGACAGTATCTATCCGGAGACTTTCCGCCTTTTGGCATTGGCGGGTGTCGATACCGCTGTTGTACCGGTCGAGCCCCTTGAGGCATGGGAGCTGCAAACGGGCTTGCTGGAGCGGTCAGCGGAAAATCGTATCAACCTGCTGGCGCCCGCCTTATTGCGCCCAGCTGCTGGCGCCACCCTTGGAGCGAGTTTCGCCACAGCGTTGCAGCGCGACTTTACCGTGATGACGCAGTGGAAGGAGCGTCCATTTGAGGGGCTGTTGAGCGAGCCAGAGATATACACCATAGCGCCAGACAGTCATCACCTTGATGTCACCCTCTACCCCGCGTGCGCGGAGAATAAGGAGGTTTCCCGCAATACGGATCTGGTGCGCAACCGCCCCTGGGCGCTGTGTGGGCCCATTGCCGCGGTAGGTGCCACAGAGATGGCTGAGCCGGCAGCCGTCTATTGA
- a CDS encoding isochorismatase family protein: MDLHRKSLGIGNKPALVLVDMVNGFTNPECPLGTDCPEVVDANRQLLEVFRQKSLPIFFTSVVYRDPAEARVFRERIPHLEWLQAGSPWVEVDARLAMQPGEVLIEKHWPSAFFRTDLAAHIARRGVDSIVVTGLTTSGCVRASVVDALQHDLKVVVAREAVGDRNPQAHQANLFDMHAKYADVDSLEAVLQAVEALPISQSSTVV, from the coding sequence ATGGATCTACATCGCAAATCCCTCGGTATCGGCAATAAACCGGCGCTCGTGCTGGTCGATATGGTCAACGGTTTTACCAACCCGGAGTGCCCGCTGGGGACGGATTGTCCCGAAGTGGTGGACGCCAACCGACAGTTGCTGGAAGTATTTCGCCAGAAATCGCTCCCCATCTTCTTCACCTCCGTTGTATATCGGGACCCGGCAGAGGCTCGGGTCTTTCGCGAGCGCATCCCGCATCTGGAGTGGCTGCAAGCGGGCAGCCCCTGGGTGGAGGTGGATGCGAGGTTGGCGATGCAGCCTGGTGAGGTGTTGATTGAAAAACACTGGCCCAGCGCATTTTTTCGTACCGACCTTGCTGCACACATTGCTCGACGCGGTGTCGACTCCATTGTGGTAACCGGGTTGACCACCAGCGGCTGCGTGCGCGCTTCGGTCGTGGATGCTCTGCAGCATGACCTCAAGGTGGTTGTTGCTCGGGAAGCGGTCGGAGACAGAAACCCGCAGGCACACCAAGCCAACCTTTTTGATATGCATGCCAAATATGCAGATGTGGACAGCCTGGAGGCTGTACTGCAGGCAGTTGAAGCACTTCCCATCTCTCAGAGCAGTACCGTCGTATGA